One genomic window of Gracilinema caldarium DSM 7334 includes the following:
- a CDS encoding alpha/beta hydrolase — MSTNNRILIKLLVLFACLYIPKTDAQTISNNTLMGGTMIKETYYSTTTKANRNCYVYLPENYNPSKKYSIVYVLHGIGGTEDEWIINGSPKEIMDQLYKNKLVKPMILVFPNGRAMNPDTVPRDVYGAEAQAAFARFEFDVLNDLMPFIEKRYSVYGDRAHRAICGLSMGGGQALNFGLAHPDLFEYVGAFSPAPNTDVTKFKVENNKTSPLIYVLCGESDNLLFVSQNVNNYLTSKGIPHTYKTMPGNHEWSVWKEGLRSFVQMIFR, encoded by the coding sequence ATGAGCACTAACAATCGGATTTTAATAAAGCTTCTGGTTTTGTTTGCTTGTCTGTATATCCCCAAGACTGATGCACAAACTATTTCTAACAATACATTAATGGGAGGTACCATGATAAAGGAAACCTATTATTCCACAACAACAAAAGCAAATCGGAATTGTTATGTGTATCTGCCAGAAAATTATAACCCATCAAAAAAATATAGTATTGTTTACGTTTTGCATGGTATTGGGGGTACCGAAGATGAATGGATCATCAATGGTTCGCCGAAAGAAATCATGGATCAGTTATATAAAAATAAGCTGGTCAAACCAATGATACTGGTGTTTCCTAATGGCAGGGCAATGAATCCCGATACGGTCCCTCGGGATGTGTATGGCGCAGAGGCACAAGCTGCTTTTGCTCGTTTTGAGTTTGATGTATTGAATGATCTCATGCCATTTATAGAAAAAAGATATTCTGTGTATGGTGATAGAGCTCATCGAGCTATTTGTGGCCTTTCTATGGGAGGCGGGCAAGCCCTTAATTTTGGGCTTGCCCATCCTGACCTTTTTGAGTATGTAGGGGCTTTTTCTCCTGCTCCGAATACGGATGTTACAAAGTTCAAGGTGGAAAATAACAAAACAAGTCCCCTTATCTATGTACTCTGCGGCGAGTCAGACAATCTTCTTTTTGTTTCCCAGAATGTCAATAACTATTTAACCTCCAAAGGGATACCCCATACCTATAAAACGATGCCCGGTAACCACGAATGGTCAGTATGGAAAGAAGGCTTACGTTCCTTTGTGCAGATGATTTTTAGATAA
- a CDS encoding DUF7670 domain-containing protein has translation MKANIKTTTLIELHRWMPLANSVILTIPLILFYGSIYVLVRAWREYHYQGQVDEWLAHIIHRAPRIAAILIILFVSLFSLDVFEMDASPLKILGAFLIHNIPSL, from the coding sequence TTGAAAGCAAACATAAAAACTACTACACTTATCGAACTACATCGGTGGATGCCCCTCGCAAATAGCGTAATACTCACCATCCCGCTTATCCTCTTTTACGGTTCTATTTATGTGCTGGTGCGGGCGTGGCGGGAATATCATTATCAGGGTCAGGTTGATGAATGGCTGGCGCATATCATACACCGTGCTCCACGGATTGCAGCCATCCTCATCATCCTATTTGTTAGCCTTTTTTCACTTGATGTGTTTGAAATGGATGCCAGTCCCCTAAAAATACTGGGCGCTTTTCTTATTCACAACATTCCTTCCTTATAA
- a CDS encoding 4Fe-4S binding protein translates to MGDPLPSLMAPDFDVVRKPLHLKHDNGNHTLVPQALLTLGKHAAQRWSSWPRIVAQKCIKCGICVDACPVEGKALQFNDGKRTSPPVYNYSKCIRCFCCQEMCPKKAIDVESPLLYRLFRKRS, encoded by the coding sequence TTGGGGGATCCCCTCCCGTCCCTCATGGCCCCCGATTTTGATGTGGTACGCAAACCCCTGCACCTGAAACACGATAATGGCAACCATACCCTCGTTCCGCAGGCGCTTCTTACCCTCGGGAAACATGCAGCCCAGCGCTGGTCGTCCTGGCCCCGCATTGTGGCCCAGAAATGTATTAAGTGCGGTATCTGTGTCGATGCCTGCCCCGTCGAAGGCAAGGCTCTGCAGTTCAATGATGGCAAACGAACAAGCCCGCCCGTTTATAACTACTCCAAGTGTATCCGCTGTTTTTGCTGTCAGGAAATGTGCCCCAAGAAAGCAATAGATGTGGAAAGTCCCCTTCTGTACCGGCTATTTAGAAAACGATCGTGA